A single genomic interval of Desulfobacterales bacterium harbors:
- a CDS encoding CYTH domain-containing protein encodes MGREIELKLLVHDDWKDRISNHPLVKRFAVGKASWHQLFNIYYDTPDFQLYSRGMALRVRKEEGGQLVQTLKTAGEVVGGMSHRGEWEWPLPNDTLQPDLIPHQLWPPGVVKGGADIPIPLFHTDFERSRQLLYIPAGALTSNQAEAKIELAFDRGLVRAIISDEKRTDKIFEIEMELMLGKPETLFDLALLLTAGFPVQPCDISKAERGYRLLGAQRFSKDEYPDRLPLMNAPVETGFFDEMTWSFGVWVQRLEYFQYSGNPAHLAAAGRAIERMGMLMTFFNSMLPESQTRQWQEILATVAEQCRKKVIPDGTGAVMLALAKWIYCREWLNQQ; translated from the coding sequence TTGGGACGGGAAATTGAATTAAAACTGTTGGTCCATGACGATTGGAAGGACCGGATATCAAATCATCCGCTGGTAAAGCGCTTTGCCGTGGGAAAAGCGAGCTGGCACCAGCTGTTCAATATTTATTATGATACGCCCGATTTTCAGCTGTATTCCCGGGGAATGGCCCTGCGCGTTCGAAAAGAAGAGGGGGGGCAACTTGTCCAAACCCTGAAGACCGCAGGCGAGGTCGTCGGGGGAATGAGCCATCGCGGCGAATGGGAATGGCCGTTGCCGAATGACACCCTGCAACCGGATTTAATTCCGCATCAGTTATGGCCCCCGGGGGTGGTAAAGGGTGGTGCGGACATACCGATTCCTTTGTTTCACACGGACTTTGAGCGGTCAAGGCAATTGCTGTACATACCTGCCGGTGCGTTGACATCGAATCAGGCCGAGGCGAAAATAGAACTGGCCTTTGACCGCGGGCTGGTGCGGGCCATCATATCAGACGAAAAGCGCACGGATAAGATTTTTGAAATCGAGATGGAATTAATGCTCGGGAAGCCAGAGACGCTTTTTGATCTCGCGTTGCTCCTCACTGCTGGTTTTCCGGTTCAGCCCTGCGATATCAGCAAGGCCGAGCGGGGGTACCGGTTGCTGGGGGCGCAACGGTTTTCGAAGGATGAGTATCCTGACAGGTTGCCGCTGATGAATGCGCCGGTTGAAACCGGCTTTTTCGACGAAATGACCTGGTCATTCGGGGTTTGGGTTCAACGGCTTGAATATTTTCAGTATTCCGGGAATCCGGCCCATCTTGCCGCTGCCGGACGCGCCATCGAGCGCATGGGCATGCTGATGACTTTTTTTAATTCGATGTTACCGGAATCGCAGACACGGCAGTGGCAAGAGATTCTGGCTACGGTAGCGGAACAATGCCGCAAGAAAGTGATTCCCGATGGAACCGGCGCGGTCATGCTGGCCTTAGCCAAGTGGATTTATTGCCGAGAGTGGCTGAATCAACAGTAG
- a CDS encoding Bax inhibitor-1/YccA family protein has product MQTVSYQGTQAQVRVNEFVRSVYNWMMVGLALTGFVAYFTAHNESLLQLIYQNRLVFFALIIAELGLVFYISARINRLAASTATGLFVLYSALNGLTLSFIFLVYTSSSITSTFFICAATFGACSIYGWMTKRDLTSMGGFMTMGLIGIIIASVVNMFLQSSGMAMIISYIGVLVFVGLTAYDTQKIKTMAMSQPVGAEAGVIRKAAILGALSLYLDFINLFLMLLRIFGGSRE; this is encoded by the coding sequence ATGCAGACGGTATCTTACCAAGGCACTCAGGCGCAGGTTCGGGTCAATGAATTTGTCCGCAGTGTTTATAACTGGATGATGGTCGGATTGGCGTTGACCGGATTTGTAGCGTATTTTACAGCCCATAACGAATCCTTGCTACAGTTGATTTATCAAAATCGTCTCGTGTTTTTTGCGCTGATCATCGCAGAACTCGGATTGGTATTTTATATCAGCGCTCGAATCAATCGATTGGCCGCCTCTACAGCCACGGGGCTTTTTGTGCTCTATTCCGCGTTAAACGGGTTGACCCTCTCGTTTATTTTTCTTGTTTATACGAGTTCATCCATCACCTCAACTTTTTTTATCTGTGCAGCCACCTTCGGCGCATGTAGCATTTATGGATGGATGACCAAACGGGATCTGACATCGATGGGTGGATTTATGACCATGGGCTTGATCGGCATCATCATTGCCTCCGTGGTCAATATGTTTTTACAAAGCAGCGGAATGGCCATGATTATTAGCTATATCGGTGTGCTGGTCTTTGTCGGCTTAACTGCTTATGATACACAGAAAATCAAAACCATGGCCATGAGCCAACCGGTTGGCGCTGAGGCCGGGGTTATACGGAAAGCTGCTATTTTGGGCGCGCTTTCACTATATCTTGATTTTATCAATCTTTTCTTGATGCTCCTTCGTATTTTCGGTGGCAGCAGAGAATAA
- a CDS encoding D-alanyl-D-alanine carboxypeptidase family protein: protein MVMEASTGKVLEEINPHLKHPLASVTKLMLASVVMEKLQSGAIQLTEIVTTSAESARMGGSQVYLKEGERFTLEEMMKAVMIASGNDAAHAVAEHISGTQEAFAEEMNKKAQKLGMNDSEFHSAHGLPPGPGQSEDISSCHDLVLLARDLLNYPKLLEWTAVRSEPFRDGAFIMHNHNKIIAKLPGTDGFKTGFYSKAGFNVVATAQKDGLRLIVVVLGGPSAKIRDAVAIEKFKKYMAKYRMAALVKKGQDLGDAVSLPDGETQSIQAVTASDFSYPVIKEKIADIKKEIHLPKEIEGGVEAGQKLGEIVFMLEKEMLGKVDLISPARIGEAGFFTKVLRRVGFD from the coding sequence ATGGTAATGGAGGCGAGCACCGGCAAGGTGCTTGAAGAAATTAATCCGCATCTGAAACATCCTTTAGCCAGCGTCACCAAACTGATGCTTGCCAGTGTCGTCATGGAAAAACTGCAATCCGGAGCGATTCAGCTTACAGAGATCGTTACTACCTCAGCGGAATCCGCCCGAATGGGCGGCAGTCAGGTATATTTAAAAGAGGGCGAGCGCTTCACACTTGAAGAAATGATGAAGGCCGTCATGATTGCTTCCGGCAACGATGCGGCTCATGCGGTCGCCGAACACATTTCCGGTACGCAAGAGGCTTTTGCGGAAGAAATGAATAAAAAGGCGCAAAAGCTGGGTATGAATGATTCCGAGTTTCACAGCGCCCATGGATTGCCGCCCGGTCCCGGTCAAAGTGAAGACATCAGTTCCTGCCACGATCTGGTGCTGTTGGCAAGGGATCTGCTCAACTATCCGAAGCTTCTTGAATGGACCGCCGTTCGGAGCGAACCGTTCAGAGACGGCGCTTTTATCATGCACAACCACAATAAGATCATTGCCAAACTGCCCGGTACGGACGGGTTTAAGACGGGATTCTATTCAAAAGCAGGATTTAATGTCGTGGCAACCGCTCAAAAAGACGGACTCAGGCTGATCGTCGTGGTTTTGGGCGGTCCGAGCGCCAAAATCAGAGACGCCGTGGCTATTGAAAAGTTTAAAAAATACATGGCAAAATACCGTATGGCGGCACTTGTTAAAAAAGGCCAGGATCTTGGAGACGCTGTTTCTCTTCCCGATGGCGAAACGCAATCAATACAGGCCGTCACCGCTTCTGATTTTTCCTATCCCGTTATAAAGGAAAAAATAGCCGATATTAAAAAGGAAATTCATTTGCCCAAAGAAATTGAAGGGGGCGTTGAGGCGGGTCAAAAACTTGGGGAAATTGTCTTTATGCTGGAAAAAGAGATGTTAGGCAAAGTGGATCTCATTTCTCCGGCGCGCATAGGAGAGGCCGGTTTCTTCACCAAGGTTCTCAGGCGGGTCGGTTTCGATTAA
- a CDS encoding transglycosylase domain-containing protein, translating to MCPVKRIKTKTRRIWPIVLLFLLVVGLCVWGGVLALDEINTYKGQARILSQMASRMQFELADGPSSRPLSAPAGPYDMRFGYTRLPDIKSRMEKSGYVISREVRPSDSMLKWSQWGGFPIFHEKTVSGLTLLDRMGEEIYARKYPRNTFSSFSEIPPVLVEMLLFIENRDLLDPQKPLMNPAVAWERLAKALFDNALQLIVPSHSAAGGSTLATQTEKFRHSPEGVTHTARDKLYQMASASLRGYLDGENTLQARKNIVLNYINSIPLAAQPDYGEVNGLGDGLWAWFGADLNRVATLFRDLDATSNGYSINKKALAVKQVLSLFLAHRRPSHYLIGKRDDLEALCETYLDLLSSQGILSKAICSSAYGQSLPWRSSPPPSPAMTQVEKKASNTNRIQLLSLLGVKKLYELDRMDLTAKSTLDLTVQTAVSEEIMRLHDPAYLTEKGLYGYRLLGKGDPKKITYGFTLYEKTPRGNVLRVQTDNYDQALNINEGVKMELGSTAKLRTLVTYLEIVSTLFDRYSQMARYDLLAVEIPPRDTLTAWAISYLIGTQERNRLHMLNAAMQRTYSASPAEGFFTGGGLHSFENFNPQDNYRTVTVIEGLRYSINMVFIRLMRDIVRYYIYNPVNGPGAHLRDPLNPQRRAYLEKFADLEGTKFVRMFYRKYAGKSQSQILSTALQSVSPVPARLAYVCRFLAPEMELDEFAEEVKAHLPKFTLTDDLVQKLYWQSDPDRFTLSDRGYLSRMHPLELWVADFLRNKREASLQEILTENASVRQEVYKWLFRSSQKRAQDQRIYTMLEIEAFVQIHQAWKQVGYPFGSLVPSLATAIGSSGDRPAALAELMGVIVNRGIRMPLYRIETLVFAAGTPYEVHFERGAPVAPEKILEPDIADVLKDALSQVVESGTAQRAFRSFVDPDGTVIPLGGKTGTGDNRYEKFGRGGNIISSKVLNRSSTFVFFLGDRFFGVVLAYVDGPNVAAYDFTSALPVTLLKILVPRIMPLFHL from the coding sequence ATGTGCCCGGTAAAGAGAATCAAAACAAAGACAAGGAGAATATGGCCCATAGTCTTGCTCTTTTTGCTGGTCGTCGGTCTATGCGTTTGGGGCGGGGTCCTTGCCCTCGATGAGATTAATACCTATAAGGGCCAGGCGCGCATTTTATCGCAAATGGCCTCGCGGATGCAATTTGAACTTGCCGATGGCCCCTCTTCCCGCCCGCTTTCAGCGCCTGCTGGCCCGTACGATATGCGCTTTGGGTATACGCGCTTACCCGATATAAAAAGCAGAATGGAAAAAAGCGGCTATGTCATTTCAAGAGAGGTTCGACCGTCTGATTCCATGCTGAAATGGAGCCAATGGGGGGGCTTCCCGATTTTTCATGAAAAAACAGTATCAGGGCTGACGCTATTGGATCGGATGGGGGAGGAAATCTATGCCAGAAAGTACCCCCGGAACACCTTTTCATCGTTTTCCGAAATTCCGCCGGTGCTGGTGGAGATGCTTCTTTTTATCGAAAATAGAGATCTTCTCGATCCGCAAAAGCCCTTGATGAATCCCGCAGTGGCATGGGAAAGGTTGGCAAAGGCGTTATTTGATAACGCCCTTCAGCTTATTGTTCCCAGCCATTCCGCGGCGGGTGGAAGTACACTTGCCACTCAAACTGAAAAGTTCAGGCATTCCCCTGAAGGCGTTACGCATACAGCAAGGGATAAGCTTTACCAGATGGCCTCCGCCTCACTCAGAGGCTATCTGGATGGTGAAAATACACTTCAAGCCCGCAAGAATATCGTCCTTAATTATATTAATTCCATTCCGCTGGCCGCTCAGCCGGATTATGGGGAAGTCAACGGGTTGGGAGATGGTTTGTGGGCCTGGTTCGGGGCCGACTTAAACCGAGTGGCGACACTGTTCAGGGATCTCGATGCCACTTCAAACGGATACTCGATCAACAAAAAAGCCTTGGCGGTCAAGCAGGTGTTGAGCCTCTTTTTGGCCCATAGGCGTCCCAGCCACTATCTGATCGGAAAGCGAGATGATTTGGAAGCGCTTTGCGAGACATACCTTGATCTTCTTTCCAGTCAAGGGATTCTTTCAAAAGCTATTTGCAGTTCGGCTTATGGCCAGTCGCTGCCGTGGCGTTCGAGCCCACCGCCATCTCCTGCCATGACTCAGGTCGAAAAAAAAGCATCGAATACCAATCGAATTCAACTTCTTTCGCTTCTCGGGGTGAAAAAACTCTATGAGCTTGACCGCATGGATTTGACAGCCAAAAGTACCCTTGATTTAACTGTTCAGACTGCGGTGAGCGAAGAAATCATGCGCCTGCATGACCCCGCCTATTTGACGGAAAAAGGGCTTTACGGGTATCGCCTGTTGGGAAAAGGTGACCCCAAAAAAATCACCTACGGTTTCACCTTGTACGAAAAAACACCGCGGGGAAATGTCCTGCGGGTCCAAACCGACAATTATGATCAAGCCTTGAATATTAATGAAGGGGTTAAAATGGAGCTGGGCTCGACCGCCAAGCTGAGAACCCTGGTCACCTATCTAGAGATTGTGTCCACCCTGTTTGACCGTTACAGCCAAATGGCGCGCTATGATTTACTCGCCGTGGAAATACCGCCAAGAGACACCCTGACCGCCTGGGCTATTTCATATCTGATCGGTACTCAGGAGCGAAATCGGCTGCACATGCTCAATGCCGCCATGCAGCGCACCTACTCGGCCTCCCCGGCTGAGGGATTTTTCACCGGCGGCGGGCTGCACAGCTTTGAAAACTTTAACCCGCAAGACAATTATCGTACTGTGACCGTTATCGAAGGGCTTCGATATTCCATCAACATGGTTTTTATCCGCTTGATGCGCGATATCGTGCGGTACTATATTTACAATCCGGTAAATGGCCCTGGCGCGCATCTGCGTGACCCCCTCAATCCGCAGCGGCGGGCCTACCTTGAAAAGTTTGCCGATCTTGAGGGAACCAAATTCGTCAGAATGTTTTATCGGAAATACGCCGGAAAATCTCAGTCGCAAATTTTATCCACAGCGCTTCAGTCGGTTTCACCGGTCCCCGCGCGCCTCGCCTATGTGTGCCGTTTTTTGGCGCCGGAAATGGAATTGGATGAATTTGCGGAAGAGGTAAAGGCCCATCTTCCCAAGTTCACCTTAACCGACGACTTGGTTCAAAAGCTTTACTGGCAATCCGACCCGGACCGTTTTACCCTGTCAGACCGTGGGTATCTTTCCAGAATGCATCCGCTTGAACTCTGGGTGGCGGACTTTCTGCGAAATAAACGCGAGGCAAGCTTGCAGGAAATTCTAACGGAAAACGCATCGGTCCGGCAGGAAGTATATAAATGGCTGTTCCGATCTTCTCAAAAAAGAGCCCAAGACCAGCGCATCTACACCATGCTGGAAATTGAAGCCTTTGTTCAGATTCATCAAGCCTGGAAACAAGTCGGCTATCCCTTCGGAAGCCTGGTTCCCTCCCTGGCGACCGCGATCGGTTCCTCCGGAGACCGGCCTGCCGCGCTGGCGGAGCTGATGGGGGTTATCGTCAACCGGGGAATTCGCATGCCGCTTTACCGGATTGAAACATTAGTGTTCGCGGCCGGGACGCCTTATGAGGTTCACTTCGAGCGCGGCGCACCGGTGGCGCCGGAGAAAATCTTGGAACCCGATATCGCCGATGTGCTGAAAGATGCGCTTAGCCAGGTCGTTGAAAGCGGCACGGCACAAAGAGCCTTCAGATCATTTGTGGATCCGGACGGCACCGTCATTCCCCTTGGCGGCAAAACCGGAACGGGGGATAACCGATACGAAAAATTCGGGCGCGGTGGAAATATTATTTCATCAAAGGTGTTAAACCGTTCTTCCACCTTTGTGTTTTTTCTGGGAGATCGATTTTTCGGGGTTGTTTTGGCTTATGTGGACGGGCCCAACGTGGCTGCTTACGATTTCACCAGTGCGCTTCCGGTGACCTTGCTAAAGATCCTTGTCCCTCGAATAATGCCGTTATTTCACTTATGA
- a CDS encoding YcaO-like family protein, which yields MNNILILNDAIKGFTLDQDKIITPEETVRRLKTKLSQLNLDILDRAERIDNGRLDIPVYFSVCGKDALSIIGTKKQMGKGATLQQAEASAVMELAERFSFFSFCKQPNNFVTACYKAIRDKAISFDLIARSVHDDTGELDITRGFFETLPLQWTRAYNLTKQEEVLIPFTWFYAINEFNGPSAGNCREEALMQGISEVMERHVSSLISQNRLRVPSIRPESVTDPIVLDMFRKYRQAGIQLFLSDFSLDTGIPTVGVLAYDPATFPKSSEIVWTAGTTPDPQKALSRALTEVAQLAGDFNTAANYVASGLPKFSTLAEADYVMNPGKEVDIQDLPDISNPNIRIEIENCIAALADNGMEIIVIDTMHSELKVPAFYTIIPGAHFRERARGTSVGMFCAKIVHENAQPALALKTLREMDNKLPGKYFIQFYMGSCLLNLGDPRAALPYFKKALSLQPNEQDIPSIYSYIGVCLKEMGLYREAISVLQQGETFDQERTDIYNLMGFCHFMLKEHEAAILNFKKVLALNPSSAIDYANIASNYRDMGHTDNAIQYYELALELDAGIDFARINLEKLRGQKTFV from the coding sequence ATGAACAATATCTTAATATTAAATGATGCAATCAAAGGTTTTACATTAGATCAGGACAAGATCATAACCCCCGAAGAAACCGTCCGAAGGCTCAAAACCAAATTATCGCAACTAAATCTCGATATTCTCGACCGCGCTGAACGAATCGACAACGGGCGCTTGGACATTCCGGTCTATTTCAGTGTATGCGGGAAAGACGCGCTTTCCATTATCGGAACCAAAAAGCAGATGGGAAAAGGCGCAACCCTGCAGCAAGCAGAAGCCAGTGCGGTAATGGAGCTGGCCGAGCGCTTCAGCTTTTTCAGTTTTTGCAAGCAGCCAAATAATTTCGTTACAGCATGCTATAAAGCTATCAGGGACAAGGCCATTTCTTTTGACCTTATCGCCCGATCCGTTCATGACGACACCGGCGAGCTTGACATCACCCGTGGTTTTTTTGAAACCCTGCCCCTTCAATGGACCCGGGCATATAATTTAACCAAACAAGAAGAAGTGCTTATCCCTTTTACCTGGTTTTATGCCATCAACGAATTCAATGGCCCGTCCGCCGGTAATTGCCGGGAAGAAGCATTGATGCAGGGGATATCTGAAGTTATGGAGCGCCATGTCTCATCCCTTATCAGTCAAAACCGGCTGAGGGTGCCATCCATTCGGCCCGAATCGGTTACCGATCCGATCGTGCTTGACATGTTCCGTAAATATCGGCAAGCCGGAATTCAACTCTTTCTATCGGATTTTTCGCTCGATACCGGCATCCCTACGGTGGGGGTTCTGGCGTATGATCCGGCCACCTTTCCAAAATCAAGTGAAATCGTCTGGACTGCCGGAACAACCCCTGATCCACAAAAAGCGCTTAGCCGGGCATTGACGGAGGTCGCCCAGTTGGCCGGGGACTTTAATACCGCCGCCAATTACGTGGCTTCGGGCTTGCCCAAGTTTTCAACCCTTGCGGAAGCCGATTATGTCATGAATCCCGGAAAAGAAGTCGATATTCAAGACCTTCCCGATATCTCAAACCCCAATATTCGGATAGAGATTGAAAACTGCATTGCGGCCCTGGCCGATAACGGCATGGAGATTATCGTGATAGATACCATGCATTCGGAATTGAAGGTGCCGGCCTTTTACACCATTATTCCCGGCGCTCATTTCAGGGAACGGGCACGGGGTACCAGTGTCGGCATGTTTTGTGCTAAAATTGTCCATGAAAACGCTCAGCCGGCGCTCGCATTAAAAACGCTCAGGGAAATGGATAACAAATTACCGGGAAAATATTTCATTCAATTTTATATGGGAAGTTGCCTGCTGAACCTGGGTGATCCGCGGGCCGCCCTGCCCTATTTTAAAAAAGCGCTTTCGCTCCAACCGAACGAGCAGGATATCCCCAGTATATATTCTTATATTGGTGTTTGTTTGAAAGAAATGGGCCTGTACCGGGAAGCCATCAGCGTGCTTCAACAGGGAGAAACTTTTGATCAGGAACGTACCGACATATATAATCTCATGGGTTTTTGTCATTTCATGCTCAAAGAACATGAGGCGGCTATTTTAAATTTCAAGAAGGTGCTCGCGCTGAACCCCTCCTCGGCCATTGATTACGCCAACATTGCCTCAAATTACCGGGATATGGGCCATACCGACAATGCCATCCAGTATTATGAACTTGCGCTGGAATTGGATGCGGGAATTGATTTCGCCCGCATCAATCTGGAAAAATTGAGGGGCCAAAAGACATTCGTTTGA